A stretch of DNA from Halorubrum sp. BOL3-1:
ATCCGAGGAGCGTTTCGGTCTTAGTCGTTACGACGGAGTCTTTAGCCGGGGACGGCGTCGACGGCCGCGGACGCGAGGGACGATTCGGAACGCCGCGACGCCGACCGGCGACGCGAGGTCTCCGAACGGCGCCGCGACGCGGGACGCTTAACAGGGTCGCGGGCACATCGGCGTTCATGCCGAGTCTCTGGGGGAGCGACGACCGCGCCCGGTTCCAGCGGGTGGCGGCGGTGAACGTCGCGGGCAACGCGGTGAAGATCGCGGTCGAGGGCGCGGCGGGGCTCGCGTTCGGCAGCGTCGCCCTGGTGGCCGACGCGGCCCACTCCGTCGCCGACCTCGTCGCCAGCGCGGTCGTGTTCGTCTGGGGGGGATCGCGGTACGAGAGCGCCGACGAGACCCACCCGCACGGCCACCAGCGGATCGAGCCGCTGACGGCGCTCTTCGTCGGCACGACGATCGCGATCCTCGGTCTCCTCCTCGTTCGGGAGGCCGTGCTCGGGTTCGTCGGTCCGGTCGACGTGACCGCCAGCCCGGTCCTCGTCGCCGCGCTGTTGTTCGCGATGGTCGACATGTACCTGCTGTACCGGTACACGGAGCTGGTGAACGCGGACCTCGGGTCGACCGCGCTCGACGCCCTCGCGGTCGACAGTCTCAACGACATCTACACCACGATCGCCGCCTTGGTCGGCGTGTTCGGCGTGTTGCTGAACGTCCCGGTCCTCGATCCGGTCGCGGGGGCGCTCGTCAGCGCCCTCGTCGTGTATCAGGGGGTCGAGATCGGTCGCGAGAACGTCACGTACCTCGTCGGGGGAGCGCCGCCGCCGGGCGACCGCGACCGCGTCGTCGCCGCCCTCCGCGACCACGCCGCCGTCGAAGGGGTCCACGACCTCACCGTGTTCTACGACGGGACGGAGTTGGAGGTCGAGGTCCACGTCGAGGTCGACGGGACGATGACCCTCCGAGAGGCCCACGACATCGAGACGGAACTGGTCACGAGCCTCCGCGCGCTGGAGGATATCGGCGACGTCCACGTCCACCTCGACCCCTCCGGACTGGGGGAGTGGAAGGACGCGCCGGAGGCGTGAGACGCGCCCCCGGAGTAACCGTGCGCCGACCGGAACGCGGCGATGCGCCTCGGCCCGAGACCGCCGGCGGCGTGCGGGTTTTGCCCCTCGACCCCGTAGGGTTGGTATGCCCGGCCGCCGCTGGTTAGAGATGACGTGGCGGGACGGACTGTTCGCCCACTGGCCAGTCGACCCGGAGGTCGTCGCCGCGTCGCTGCCCGAGGGGCTGTCGGTCGCGACCCACGATGGCGACGCGTATCTCGGGGTCGTCCCGTTCGTGATGGACGACATCCGTCCGCGGGGGGTACCGATGGGGCTGTCGTTCCCCGAACTCAACCTCCGGACGTACGTCGAGGGACCGAACGGGTCCGGCGTGTACTTCCACAGCCTCGACGCCGACGACCGGCTCGGCGTCGCGGTCGCCCGGGGACTGTTCCGGCTGCCCTACTACCGGGCAGAGACCGACGTCCGGCGCATCGAAGCGGATGGCGGAGCCGACGCCGCGGGCGTCGACGCCGACGCGACCGACGACCGTTCGGTTCGGTTCGCGAGCCGGCGGGTCCACGAGGACGTTCCGCACGCCCGATTCGACGCGACCTACGCGCCGGCCGGCGAGGCGTTCACGCCCGAGTCGGGGTCGTTGCCGGCGTTCCTCCTGGAGAACTACCGCTTCTACACTGCGGGGGAAAGCGGTCGGCTGTACGTCGGCGCGATCGATCACGACCCGTGGACGCTGCGTCCGGCGACGGCAGAGATCAGTGCGGACACGCTGTTCGCGGCCAACGGGTTCGACCGGCCCGACGGCGACCCGCTACTCCACTACGCCGAGCCGATCGACGTCACCGCGGACCGGATCAAGCGGGTCTGACGTCCGCGGAGTCGGACGCGGAGAACGCGAGCGACCGCGTCACGGGAACAGCCCGCGGTACTCGTGGGCCTTCGCCGTGCGCTCCAAGGCGAGCGTGTACGCGGCGGTCCGCAGGTCGGGGAGCTCCTTGGTGTCGTACTGCTCGACAGTCTTGTCGAACGCGTCGCCGATACGGCGCTCCAGCTCAGCGTTGACCGTCTCCAGGGGCCACGAGAACTCCTGCGCGTTCTGGACCCACTCCAGGTACGAGACGATGACGCCGCCCGCGTTCGCGAGGATGTCCGGCACGACCTGAACGTCGCGCTCGGTGAGCGCCTCGTCGGCCGCGACGGTCGTCGGGCCATTGGCGGCCTCGACGATCGCCGACGCCCGGAGGTCGTCGACGTTGTCGGCGGTGATCACGCCCTCGACGGCGGCCGGGATGAGCACGTCGACGTCGAGGGTCAGCAGCTCCGCGTTGGTGATCGCGTCCGGGTCGTCCCAGCGGGAGCGATCGGCGCTGCCCTTGAGATCGCCCGCGACGTACTCGGAGACGAGGCCGCCGGCGTCGACGTGCGCGCCGAGCGCCGCCACGTCGAGTCCGTCGGGGTCGTAGGCGGCCCCCGACACGTCCGAGGTCGCGACCACGTTTGCGCCCGCCTCGTCGAGGAGTCGGGCCGCGTTCGACCCGACGTTTCCGAACCCCTGAATCGCGACCGCCGCGTCGGAGAGGTCGCGGTCGAGGTACTCGAAGAGCCGCTCCGTGACGAGCGAGACCCCGCGCCCGGTCGCCTCGACGCGACCGGGCGTCCCGCCGATCTCCAGCGGCTTCCCGGTGACGACCCGCGGGACGGAGTGGCCCTCGTACATCGAGTAGGTGTCCATCATCCACGCCATCGTCTGCGGGTCCGTGTTCATGTCCGGCGCGGGTACGTCGGTGTCCGGGCCGATCATCCGGCGGATCCCCTCGGTGTAGCGTCGGGTGAGTCGTTCGAGGTCTCGGTCGGTGAGCTCCTTCGGCTCGCAGATCACGCCGCCCTTCGCGCCGCCGTACGGGAGATCCACCAGTGCGGTCTTCCAGGTCATCCAGCCGGCGAGCGCCTCAACTTCGCCTTGAGTCACCGACGGGTGGAACCGGACGCCGCCCTTGAACGGCCCGCGCGCACTGTCGAACTGGCACCTGTACCCCTCGAACACCTCGACATCGCCCGACTCCAGCTCGACCGGGAGCGTCACCTTGAGCGTTCGCTCCGGGTGTTTAAGCCGCTCGAACACCCCGTGATCCACGTCCGCGTACTCCTCGGCTCGG
This window harbors:
- a CDS encoding cation diffusion facilitator family transporter, producing the protein MPSLWGSDDRARFQRVAAVNVAGNAVKIAVEGAAGLAFGSVALVADAAHSVADLVASAVVFVWGGSRYESADETHPHGHQRIEPLTALFVGTTIAILGLLLVREAVLGFVGPVDVTASPVLVAALLFAMVDMYLLYRYTELVNADLGSTALDALAVDSLNDIYTTIAALVGVFGVLLNVPVLDPVAGALVSALVVYQGVEIGRENVTYLVGGAPPPGDRDRVVAALRDHAAVEGVHDLTVFYDGTELEVEVHVEVDGTMTLREAHDIETELVTSLRALEDIGDVHVHLDPSGLGEWKDAPEA
- a CDS encoding YqjF family protein; amino-acid sequence: MPGRRWLEMTWRDGLFAHWPVDPEVVAASLPEGLSVATHDGDAYLGVVPFVMDDIRPRGVPMGLSFPELNLRTYVEGPNGSGVYFHSLDADDRLGVAVARGLFRLPYYRAETDVRRIEADGGADAAGVDADATDDRSVRFASRRVHEDVPHARFDATYAPAGEAFTPESGSLPAFLLENYRFYTAGESGRLYVGAIDHDPWTLRPATAEISADTLFAANGFDRPDGDPLLHYAEPIDVTADRIKRV
- a CDS encoding Glu/Leu/Phe/Val dehydrogenase, encoding MADDPFENMLAQMDRAEEYADVDHGVFERLKHPERTLKVTLPVELESGDVEVFEGYRCQFDSARGPFKGGVRFHPSVTQGEVEALAGWMTWKTALVDLPYGGAKGGVICEPKELTDRDLERLTRRYTEGIRRMIGPDTDVPAPDMNTDPQTMAWMMDTYSMYEGHSVPRVVTGKPLEIGGTPGRVEATGRGVSLVTERLFEYLDRDLSDAAVAIQGFGNVGSNAARLLDEAGANVVATSDVSGAAYDPDGLDVAALGAHVDAGGLVSEYVAGDLKGSADRSRWDDPDAITNAELLTLDVDVLIPAAVEGVITADNVDDLRASAIVEAANGPTTVAADEALTERDVQVVPDILANAGGVIVSYLEWVQNAQEFSWPLETVNAELERRIGDAFDKTVEQYDTKELPDLRTAAYTLALERTAKAHEYRGLFP